One Alnus glutinosa chromosome 3, dhAlnGlut1.1, whole genome shotgun sequence genomic region harbors:
- the LOC133862709 gene encoding pentatricopeptide repeat-containing protein At4g37170, whose protein sequence is MKFLNLKHSLSQLSSKRALAYSSQKSQLNEQPLSQKTFFKSNAKDSLISRLCENKNFKEAIDILCEQKRLRDAVQLLDQIDRPTASVYSNLIQLCLQHRALEEGKKVHAHTKASGFVPGVFICNRFLDMYVKCGSLGDAQKVFDEMGERDLCSWNTMISGYAKMGKLGESRKLFDEMPERDNFSWTAMISGYVRHDQPKEALELYRMMLRHDNSKSNKFTVSGALAASAAIPTLRTGKEIHGYIMRIGLDSDEVVWSALSDMYGKCGSIEEASRIFDKMVDRDVVSWTAMIGRYFEDGRKEEGFALLSELMRSGIRPNEFTFAGVLNACADHAAEDLGKQVHGYMTRIGFDPFSFAAGALVHMYSKCGNIENAKRVFKGMPRPDLVSWTSLIVGYAQNGQPIEALKFFELLLKSGTQPDHITFVGVLSACTHAGFVDKGIEYFHSIKEKHGLTHTADHYACIIDLLARAGRFGEAENIINKMHMKPDKYLWASLLGGCRIHGNLQLAKRAAEALFEIEPENPATYITLANIYATAGMWSEVAKVRKAMDDKRVVKKPGLSWIEIKREVHVFLVGDKSHSKSDEIHNFLGKLSKKMKEEGYVPDTNFVLHDVEEEQKEQNLSYHSEKLAVAFGIISTPPGTTIKVFKNLRTCVDCHTAIKFISKIVQRKIIVRDSNRFHTFENGSCSCGDYW, encoded by the coding sequence aTGAAATTTCTGAATCTCAAACATTCTTTGTCTCAGTTATCCTCCAAGAGAGCTCTCGCTTACTCCTCTCAGAAATCCCAGCTGAATGAACAACCTCTTTCTCAGAAAACTTTCTTCAAGTCCAACGCCAAAGATTCTCTCATATCCAGGTTATGCGAAAACAAGAATTTCAAAGAAGCCATAGACATTCTCTGCGAACAGAAGCGCTTAAGAGATGCGGTGCAGTTGCTTGACCAAATTGACCGACCCACTGCTTCGGTATACTCAAACCTCATACAGCTCTGTCTCCAGCATCGTGCTCTTGAAGAGGGCAAGAAGGTCCATGCTCATACCAAAGCCTCCGGGTTCGTGCCCGGGGTTTTCATTTGTAACCGTTTTCTTGATATGTATGTTAAATGTGGGAGTCTTGGGGATGCGCAGAAAGTGTTCGATGAAATGGGTGAGAGAGATTTGTGTTCTTGGAATACAATGATTAGTGGGTATGCAAAAATGGGGAAGCTTGGAGAGTCGAGAAaattgtttgatgaaatgcccgAAAGAGATAATTTTTCTTGGACCGCAATGATCTCGGGGTATGTTCGCCATGACCAGCCTAAAGAGGCTTTGGAATTGTACCGGATGATGTTAAGACATGATAATTCAAAATCGAATAAGTTCACGGTATCTGGTGCTCTTGCCGCCTCAGCAGCGATTCCAACTTTACGTACTGGCAAGGAGATTCATGGTTATATAATGAGAATTGGATTGGATTCAGATGAGGTGGTTTGGAGTGCTTTATCAGATATGTATGGGAAATGCGGGAGTATTGAGGAGGCTAGTCGCATTTTTGACAAGATGGTAGATAGAGACGTTGTTTCATGGACGGCAATGATTGGCAGATACTTTGAGGATGGGAGGAAGGAAGAGGGATTTGCTTTGTTGTCAGAGTTGATGAGATCGGGGATTAGACCTAATGAGTTTACATTTGCTGGGGTTCTAAATGCCTGTGCTGATCATGCTGCAGAGGACCTGGGCAAGCAGGTACATGGGTACATGACTCGAATAGGGTTTGATCCCTTTTCATTTGCAGCAGGTGCTCTTGTTCATATGTATTCAAAGTGTGGGAATATTGAGAATGCAAAAAGGGTGTTTAAGGGGATGCCTCGGCCAGATTTAGTTTCGTGGACTTCCCTGATTGTTGGATATGCTCAGAATGGCCAACCGATTGAGGCGCTTAAGTTTTTTGAGTTGCTTCTCAAATCAGGTACTCAGCCTGACCACATTACTTTTGTTGGGGTTCTTTCTGCTTGTACGCATGCTGGATTTGTGGATAAAGGAATCGAATACTTCCACTCAATAAAGGAAAAACACGGGTTAACACATACAGCAGATCATTATGCTTGTATCATTGATTTATTGGCCCGAGCTGGCCGATTTGGAGAAGCTGagaatattattaataaaatgcACATGAAGCCCGATAAATACTTGTGGGCTTCCTTACTTGGTGGTTGTAGAATTCATGGAAACCTTCAACTTGCAAAGCGAGCAGCAGAAGCATTATTTGAGATAGAGCCTGAGAATCCAGCTACCTATATTACTCTGGCCAACATCTATGCTACTGCTGGTATGTGGAGTGAGGTGGCAAAGGTTAGAAAGGCTATGGATGACAAACGAGTGGTAAAGAAGCCAGGTTTGAGTTGGATTGAGATCAAGAGAGAGGTACATGTATTCTTAGTGGgagataaatcccactcaaagTCGGATGAAATACACAACTTTTTGGGAAAGTTGTCAAAGAAGATGAAGGAAGAAGGATATGTCCCTGACACAAATTTTGTGCTACATGATGTTGAGGAGGAGCAGAAGGAGCAAAATCTCTCCTACCACAGTGAGAAGCTTGCGGTTGCATTTGGAATCATTTCAACTCCACCAGGAACGACAATCAAGGTTTTTAAGAATTTAAGAACTTGTGTAGATTGCCACACTGCCATTAAATTTATTTCGAAGAttgttcaaagaaaaataatagtgAGGGATTCAAATCGGTTCCATACTTTTGAGAATGGAAGCTGTTCATGTGGAGACTATTGGTAA
- the LOC133862711 gene encoding reticulon-like protein B13, with protein MEVYQFNFITIISWAAMFIVVSLFLWGNILRLLGKDPSDMSGLEISEETALEMANWIRAWIEEGIRWMFRVSAEREWFVFAGTVAGLGLLSYVGTLTDLLTLIYTGIVMGMTVPVLYMKYEDNIKRHEEWVKGQARRFYDMVDEKVVKNMKNRIVERKKEKKVE; from the exons ATGGAAGTCTATCAGTTCAACTTCATCACTATTATTTCATGGGCAGCCATGTTCATTGTCGTTTCACTGTTCCTTTGGGGCAATATTCTTAGGCTTCTTGGCAA AGACCCGTCAGACATGTCGGGGTTGGAAATTTCAGAGGAAACAGCTCTTGAGATGGCGAATTGGATTCGAGCATGGATTGAGGAGGGAATCCGATGGATGTTCCGCGTGAGTGCAGAGAGAGAGTGGTTTGTATTTGCAGGAACTGTTGCTGGTTTGGGGTTACTCTCCTATGTGGGAACTCTCACCGATCTGCTAACACTTATTTACACAG GTATTGTAATGGGCATGACTGTTCCAGTATTATATATGAAGTACGAGGATAATATAAAGAGGCATGAGGAGTGGGTGAAGGGGCAAGCCAGAAGATTCTATGACATGGTTGATGAGAAGGTGGtaaagaacatgaagaacaGGATCGTAgaaaggaagaaggagaagaaggttGAATAG
- the LOC133862710 gene encoding RPW8-like protein 3, with the protein MAEVILEITLGEVARNLLEAVRETKERAIRFKPLLVDLESTVKILIPKITRIEQLSQELGESPKDEIQKLKRLLDDAKQLVSKCSEIACWDFCRRDRYSKKLHQLQAALRWLIDVELPVGQSEDLMRILVEVERIRQTHIAACSPFQILNPGRSLHPIGLGDHHQRPVDNDGIPRKELPVVSGFKRNWIVSLLSFFRWFPGTLFPRYRNV; encoded by the coding sequence ATGGCAGAAGTCATATTAGAGATAACTCTGGGAGAGGTGGCCAGAAATCTTTTAGAAGCTGTAAGAGAGACCAAAGAGAGAGCCATTAGGTTTAAACCCTTGCTCGTAGACCTCGAAAGCACAGTCAAAATTCTAATTCCCAAGATCACTAGGATCGAACAGTTAAGCCAAGAGTTGGGAGAGTCGCCCAAGGATGAAATCCAGAAGTTGAAACGACTGCTGGATGATGCGAAGCAGCTTGTTTCCAAGTGCTCGGAGATAGCTTGCTGGGATTTCTGCCGAAGGGACAGGTACTCCAAGAAGCTCCATCAACTGCAAGCTGCACTTCGCTGGCTGATTGATGTTGAACTTCCGGTCGGGCAATCAGAGGATCTTATGCGGATCCTGGTTGAGGTAGAGCGCATTCGTCAAACCCATATTGCTGCGTGTTCTCCGTTTCAGATATTGAATCCGGGTAGAAGTCTCCATCCAATTGGTTTGGGTGATCATCATCAGAGACCTGTTGATAATGATGGTATTCCCAGAAAGGAGTTGCCTGTGGTTTCTGGGTTCAAGAGGAATTGGATCGTTTCGCTTTTGAGTTTTTTCCGTTGGTTTCCCGGCACACTGTTTCCCAGATACAGAAATGTGTAA